A single region of the Ascaphus truei isolate aAscTru1 chromosome 6, aAscTru1.hap1, whole genome shotgun sequence genome encodes:
- the LOC142496429 gene encoding nicotinamide N-methyltransferase-like, with the protein MIDISSGASVYQLLSASDIFKEIIVVEFTDPNIQEFEKWLKKDPGAANWSYAAKALCKLEGNREEWQVKEDKVRRAIKQVVKWDFTKDNPLSPVVLPQVDCVLSLWCLHKISKDKEAYQINLRKIASLLNIGGHLLIFEVLNMTYYKLGEHKFFILTFDEKFLREALRDAGYVIENMDVLPSRKGCDLLDYESVVYVIARKDREV; encoded by the exons ATGATTGATATCTCCTCTGGCGCATCAGTTTACCAGCTCTTATCAGCCAGTGATATCTTCAAAGAGATTATTGTGGTGGAATTTACTGATCCCAACATCCAGGAATTTGAGAAATGGCTTAAAAAGGATCCAGGAGCTGCTAATTGGTCATATGCAGCAAAGGCTCTTTGTAAATTAGAAGGCAACAG AGAGGAATGGCAGGTAAAGGAAGACAAAGTAAGAAGAGCCATCAAACAGGTTGTAAAATGGGATTTTACTAAGGACAATCCTCTAAGCCCTGTCGTCTTGCCACAAGTGGACTGTGTCCTCAGCCTTTGGTGCCTACACAAGATTAGCAAAGACAAGGAAGCTTACCAGATCAACCTGAGAAAAATTGCATCACTATTGAATATTGGGGGTCATCTGTTAATTTTTGAGGTATTAAATATGACATATTATAAGCTTGGTGAGCACAAGTTCTTTATCCTGACCTTTGATGAGAAGTTTTTAAGAGAGGCTCTCAGGGATGCAGGGTACGTCATTGAGAATATGGATGTGCTCCCCAGCAGAAAGGGCTGTGATTTGTTAGATTATGAAAGTGTTGTGTATGTTATAGCGCGCAAGGATAGGGAGGTTTAA